The proteins below are encoded in one region of Sminthopsis crassicaudata isolate SCR6 chromosome 1, ASM4859323v1, whole genome shotgun sequence:
- the RTBDN gene encoding retbindin codes for MRQSVAWVLGLAWTMNLLGTQGTSRLAGNYGGFDNPKQVNEELKFNGAPGWCGLHSTGSPIMAGICLIWDRCGGLSPRCESFLQNLSSFLHCSPLAANWTYLEKPRSIQALPICAAFCDQWFLACRDDLTCGRNWLSQPEGGSCEGGCLTFDQTFLDARDLCGSALGDYLVAAPAPCPCLQPSTSDPQPPGLEIPFGIDCPAWPQLPPRARRGNRLRRALLLPPVGLGSGSGSGSGSGP; via the exons ATGAGACAAAGTGTGGCTTGGGTCCTTGGCCTAGCCTGGACCATGAATCTCCTGGGAACCCAAGGGACCTCAAGGCTGGCTGGAAATTATGGTGGTTTTGATAACCCCAAGCAAGTAAATGAGGAGCTCAAATTCAATGGGGCACCAGGTTGGTGTGGACTCCATTCTACTG GTTCTCCTATAATGGCAGGCATCTGCCTGATTTGGGATCGATGTGGGGGTCTGAGCCCCAG GTGTGAATCTTTCCTACAAAATCTCTCCAGTTTCCTCCACTGCTCACCACTGGCAGCCAACTGGACCTATCTGGAGAAGCCCAGAAGTATTCAGGCCCTGCCAATCTGTGCTGCCTTCTGTGACCAGTG GTTTTTGGCTTGCAGAGATGACCTGACCTGTGGTCGGAATTGGCTCTCCCAACCAGAAGGAGGGAGTTGTGAGGGTGGTTGTCTCACCTTTGATCAG ACCTTCCTAGACGCCAGAGACCTGTGCGGTTCTGCGCTGGGAGACTACCTGGTGGCCGCGCCTGCTCCCTGTCCCTGCCTTCAGCCCTCCACCTCCGACCCGCAGCCGCCTGGCCTGGAGATCCCTTTCGGCATCGACTGTCCAGCCTGGCCACAGCTTCCTCCTCGAGCGCGCCGGGGCAACCGGCTCAGACGCGCGTTGCTGCTCCCGCCTGTGGGTCTCGGCAGTGGCAGCGGCAGCGGTAGTGGCAGCGGCCCCTAG